One segment of Ficedula albicollis isolate OC2 chromosome 2, FicAlb1.5, whole genome shotgun sequence DNA contains the following:
- the SSNA1 gene encoding Sjoegren syndrome nuclear autoantigen 1, whose translation MTQQGAVLQGYNNELVKCIEDLCMQKEELNKQIQQAEEEKSKLQHEIQVLSEQLECVCENLAHKVASRNELDKILAETEAAYMKILDSSRTLLNVLKKEVGSLKHSPDLKTNIT comes from the coding sequence ATGActcagcagggagctgttcTTCAGGGTTACAATAATGAACTAGTGAAATGCATTGAAGATTTATGTATGCAAAAAGAAGAACTGAACAAACAAATCCAGcaagcagaagaggaaaagagtAAACTCCAGCATGAAATCCAAGTCCTCAGTGAACAGCTGGAGTGTGTATGTGAAAACCTGGCCCATAAGGTGGCTTCACGGAATGAGCTTGATAAAATACTTGCTGAAACTGAAGCTGCTTACATGAAGATTTTGGATAGCTCTAGAACTTTACTTAATGTCCTGAAGAAGGAAGTGGGAAGCTTAAAGCATTCACCAGATCTGAAAACGAATATAACGTGA